The following DNA comes from Candidatus Neomarinimicrobiota bacterium.
GTTAAAAGAAAAAAGGTTGATAGACATATACGATTGAGTTTCAGCATCATGTGTTCACTCCTTTGTTTTTTTGGTTTCTATTGTCTTTCCCGAGGTAGAGGGATAATAGTGACTTTTTTACTTATAGTAAAGCAAAACTAACAACTATTTTAATTATCGGTATGTGGTACAAATCACACAGAAATCTTTTGGTGATGCAACTCACACTTCCGATGTTATTTCAACAAATGAGATAATTCTGAAGTATTTCGGTTAAACACCTCTTCGAAGGCGCCATAGTAATCATTGATCTCGTAAAAGTACTTGGCTGCATTGCGATCGACAATATGATAATTCTTCTCCAAAACATCCGGGGAAGGAAATAGAATTTCAATTCCAGGCTGAAAGTATTCCAAGTTGAGTGACAAATCCGGATTCAGCTCGAGAATTTTTTTAAGGATCAGCACTTCGTATAATTGACGCTGATGCAACGGTTCGCCTATCAGAATGGTAAAAACATCATCCTGCGGTTTATCGCCCCGCACATTATATTTCTTTAGTGTTTGCTTGAATTCTGTTTCAATCGGCACATAGTCCGTTTGGGCAGTCGGCCGGACGAATGGTTTCTCAATTGTGGATTTTCCGCGGACCGTATAGCTTAATTTGAGAGGTTTATTTTTCGTCGCACTTTTGATATATGGGTTAAGCGGACGAATGGTAAATCCAGCGGGATCATCCGGAGCATCTAAAAAGAATAAAACTTTTTCCTGTTCTACAAATTTATAATATTCCATTTTGCGAATAATCTCCCAAATCATCCGGCGAACCAAAATATCTTCACCTGGGATCCGTCCATCCAAAAAACTTTTGTACGGTTCGGTAACAGCAATCGTAGGATCCTTTTTTACTTCCTTCTTAATGGATGCAAGCAATTGATTAAAAATAGGACTTTCATGAATAAAACTAAGATCAAAAACATCGTTATGTTGAAGACGGTAGCTGTTCGGAAATGATTGATTCCCAAATGCATTGAACAACTCCGAATCTTGAGGTATAACTCGGCTGAAATTATTTTCCTTCTCCGTTATAATATGCGGTGTGATCACCACAATCACCTCTTTGCGTGTCTCTTGCTGGGTGGAAAATGTAAACAGCCGCCCTAAAAACGGGATATCCATTAAAATGGGGATTCCGCCTTCATTATCAGACATCTTCTTTGAAATGAGTCCGCCTATAATAAAAGGAGTGTTATTCGCCACTCTAACTATTGACTGTACCCTCCGATTATTAATAACAGGCGCTTCTAGAACGCCCGCGGCGGCCGATGTTCCAATCCGCTCTGCCGTTTCACTGATAATGGTCTCTACCTGAATCGTTATTCTCGTACCGGCTTGATTGATACGCGGTCTGAGATTCAGCACAATTCCGACCGGAATGTAATCCACCGATTTTTCTGAAGCGAAATCTGTGGACGTGGTGCGCACGATGGGAATTTGCTGACCGATCTGAATTCGCGCCTGCCGTCCATCCAATACCAACACCGAAGGTTTTGATAAAATTTCCCCTGCCTGAGAACTCACTAGCGCATCAACCGATGCCTTAAAAGTTTCTGCGCTGCCAAATAAGGTTCTATCCATCACAATATTAAAAGGATTAATGGCGCCCGTTTCCGAGTCTGGCGGCGGAAAAGCCGCTGTATAGCCAGAGCCTTGTTTGCTGAAATCAATTCCAAGCTCATCAATTTTATCCGAATCCAATTCAATAACAAGCGCTTCCAATAAAATCTGTGAAGCGGGAACATCAATCTCATTTTGAAGAAATTCCATGAGTTCAGCTACGGGTTTAAAATTTCCAGGGTGGTATCCGATCAACAGGCGCTGCATGGGTTCGCCGGTAGTCATTTTCTCCATCGGAAGCCCACCCAAGTCGGCGCCTAAAGAAGATCCTTTTCTGGACTTGACTGATTTTTCTTTAAAGACCAAAGAAGTGGATTCCGTATCCGGAAGCTTGATAATCACCGGAAGCTGGGCACGTGTTATAGCTAAGGGATTTAAATTGGGTGTCTCTTTTGGAGTAAACTTGTAATCGCCGGCGACTTCTTTTGCACTGTTGGCATCAAACTCAATGACAGAGTATCCTATAGATTTCAGGATGGCAATTGCCCTATCTGTTTGAATGTAGCTGAGCTTTATCGTTTCAAAATCAAGATCCTTGAGCTTCATCCCTGCTGCAGCCGGGCGGGGCGTTTGGCCCATAGATACAGACGCGCATAACAGAATTGCTGTAACAAAAAATGCTGAAATTTTAAAACGCACCGTCACTGAATATAAATAGGTATGCTGACATCAAGATCAGAATAGGAGGCGCTTATATACCCCTCCGTTTCTGAAGAAGACGTAGTTTGGAAAAAACATGTCACATTTTCGATACTGTTTTTTGCGGCATCTAGATTTATTGAGAACGATTTATAAGAAGCACCGCTGGAAGAGTTCTGCACATAGATGTACCCCGCATGGGCGGATACATAAAGATAAGTTGTACTTTCTTCATCGGGGAGTTCAAATTCAGTTTCAGTAGCTGTCTTTTCAAAGGTGATGGATTTGGATGATCCAGAAAAAACCATGAAAGCACCAAGGGGAATTGTGGCCAAGTCGGTATCAAATGAAACTGCGCCAGAATCTGCCTCGCCTCCTACCACATCCAGAAAATTCATTTTCAGTTTGGCGGATTCCGGCGAATACGTCCATTCCCCGGATCGGGTGGTTACTACGCTGTCGGTTGTGGATGTTGTATCAATATTGTCTTCCTTATTTTCAGAAGAAGTGCTCCACGTAATGGTTGTGTCAGTTGTGGTAACAGTGGTGTCCAAATACACAACGCTTTGTCTGTACGAAAATGTGTAATCGTTGCTGAAGGTGTAGAAAATAGAGCGTGATGAATCGGTATAAACGCTAACCTGCTGCGTCACAGAATATGTCGAATCTCCGGTGGCCCAATTGTTTATTTCGGTCGCGGAACCAATCGTGGAATCTGAGTAGGTGAATTTGAGGGTGTCGGTTCCGGATATTTCCTGTGAAACTTTCCACGTGCCAAGCACTTGCGATCCCAAATCCGTGTGCTCCATCTTGCGAACAATCTGTACATCTATTTTAATGTCCTCATATTTAGAAACAATATCCTCAGATATAGTGAGACTCAGACTGAAATAATCATCTTCAATCGATTTTGTGATGGATGTATCGTTGTTAATAATATCGTTTTCACAACCGGTTGCTAAGAAAAATAACGAAACAATGATAAATAGATACTTTGGGGGGTTCGTATTTCTATTGAATAACATTTATGCTGTATGAGTCAAGTCTGCCTAGGGATAAAATTGACACAAATCCAGATGAAATAAAACACTTTCTTTAAGCAAATAATTCGCAGGAGTGTTTTTACATGATTCACGAAACTTCAATTGATTAAATTAATCTTAGCTTTGCATGAATAAAATCCCATCCATAGATCAATATCCGTTTATTAAAAACGAACTGCTGTTTGCCCAAAAAGCTTATTTCAAGGAATATGGGATTAAGGGGGCTTACAAACAGTTCAGACCAAACATCGGAAGGCCATGGTCCAGAAATGTGGTTCATCAATATTCGAAAACGGGGATTGGTCTCGAAATTGGAGTGGGCGAGCGGACCATTGCGCCGGTATCAAGAACCATTTTGAGCGACGCGTTTAAAAGTCATGGGGCGGATAAAACGAGTCTTGCAAAAGTTTTTTTCAAGGCGGATAAAATTCCTTATGAGGATGATTCGTTTGGTTTCGTTTTCAGCGAACACGCGTTGGAGCACCTCTCCAATCCTCTAAAGGCTCTTTTCCATTGGAAAGAAAAACTGACGGTTGGGGGATTCTTGATCCTCTTTATCCCGCATCAGAAACGCTGTTGCGATATTTACCGCAAGCGCACTCCTATGGCGCACATTGTGGATGATTACAAAAAGAATATTCAGGACGACGATCAAACACATGTGGATGATTTTTATGAAAATGTCGTTTTGAAGGGATTAACGCCTCACTACGAACATTTGAAAAAGGAAGAACTTGCTCGATCAGGCAACATGCACCACCATGTCTGGGTCCCTGAGGATCTTGTAGAACTATTAAACTATGTTGGATTAGAAACTGTTTACTCAGAAGACTGTGTTCCAGATAGACGGGATAGTTTTGTGATTGTTGGTCAAAAGAAAAGTTAGACCAACTTCAGAACATTTCCCGGTGGCCGCCCCAACACCGCTTTTTCTCCCTTGACCATAATTGGCCGCTCCATCAGCTTGGGATAATCTGCCATAGCTTTAAACAATACATTATCATTTTCCAGCTTATCCTTTAAGTCCAATTCCTTGAAATCCTGTTCACCTCTTCGAATGAAATCCTTGGGACGTAAATCCATCATATCTGCCAGCGTTTTCAACTCATTTACAGATAGCGGATGTTTCAGGTATTCTACAATATCCAGCTCAATGTCTTTGTCTTTGAGAAGCTGCACGGCTTCTCTGCTTTTACTTCACCTCGGGTTGTGGTATATCGTAATTACGTCCATTTTTTCCTCCTTATTTAGTTTAAGTTTCTTCACAAATTTCTTTAAACGATTTCTTGGTGATAACCGGGACTTGCGAGTCTTCCGCCGGGTATCCAACGGGGATAAGAACATATGCCCGCTCATTATCAGGACGGTTGAGGATTTTCTGTAGAAATCCCATCGGGCTTGGAGTGTGAGTCAAGGTCGCCAAACCGGCGTTATGCAGAGCTGTTAACAGAAACCCAACCGCAATCCCAACAGATTCGTTTACATAATAATTCTTACTTTGGTCCTCATTGTTAAAATCATAAATCTGCTTAAATACCACAATGAGGTATGGTGCTGTTTCTAAAAACGGCTTGTGCCAATCTGTACCAAATTGGTTCAAATCTTTAAGCCATTCATCTGGCGCACGTGAAGAATAAAACTCTTTTTCTTCTTTTTCCGCGTAGATGCGAATATCCTTTTTTATGGCTGGGTCATTTACTATTGAAAAAAACCATGGCTGCTTATTTGCGCCGGATGGAGCTGATCCCGCTGTTTTAATAGCATTTTCTATTATTTCTTTTGGAAAGGACTTATTTGAAAATTCGCGGACTGTTCGTCGGGTTTTCATTAATTTTAGAAATTCTTCCGAGTGCTTTATCATTTCCGATTCGGGAGACGACTCAAAATTTAAGGGCTTAAATGACATGATTATTCTTCCTTCTGTTATCAACAGTTTAATTGAATTTAATCCTTGCATCATAGAACTCCTTTCGTAAAAACTCACTCATATGTTAGACCTATTAATCCAACTGGATCATAAAATGTTTTCATTGCTAAATCAAGGTGTCGCAAACCCGGTTTTTGATTTTGTAATGCCATTCATAACAAATCAAAATAATTGGATTCTGCCAATACTCTTTGGATTTGCTTATCTCGGGTGGAAAGATGGTAAAAGAGGATTATTCGCAATTGGAATTTTGTTCGCAACATTTATTTTTACAGATGTTGTATGTGCACAGATCATTAAACCATTGGTCGGAAGACTTAGGCCTTCCCATGATAATTTAGAGGGGTTGAGACTTTTAGTCGGAGCGGGTGGACAATTCGGTTTTGTTTCAAACCATGCGGCAAATTCATTTGCAGCAGCATTTGTTCTCGGATCATTTTATAAAAAAATTCGCGTTCCTCTTTTTGTATTGGCAACCGTGATTGCCTTCAGTAGAATATATGTTGGAGTACATTATCCTGCAGATATTATTGTAGGAGCTCTGGTGGGAATATTGTTTGGAGGATTGGTTCTTAAATTGTTTTCTCAAAGCCCTTGGAAAACCTATTTGGAAAAGGATATTTAACATGCGCCCGATTGAAATTTTAATTTGCATATTACTTAGTGGATCTACTTGGATCATAATCAGAGCGAACGCTCGAGCTGATCATTTAATACGTATTTTGTTTTTAACCGTTCTGCTCTGCCTTTTTCACCTTTCCACTGAGGGATACCGCATACAGATGGTTCCTGCGTATGGGTTGTTGGGATATTTATTTTTACGGATCAAGTTGAAAAATAAAATTTCGATTGGAACAAGCGGAAAATCTTTGCTGGTGCTCTGGATTGTAATTGCAATCCTTTTTCCGTTGGTCGTATCAGTTCCAATATTGCCCAAACCCAGCGGTCCATTTTCGATTGGCACCCGCGTTTTCCAATGGACAGACTCAACACGCTTGGAATGGTTTACTGATAAAAACCCTAACGACTTAAGAAAATTGGTGGCACAGGTTTGGTATCCGGCAATCGACGATGGAGAAAAAAATGCTCCGTATATGGATCATATGAACCAACGAGCAGAAATGCTTGGGAACGCGGGTGGCGTACCCGGATTTTTAATTGAACAATTGGGGTTGGTTAATACACATAGTTTGTTAAATGCAAAACCTGTTTCCTCAAGCGCAGATATCCCCCTTATTTTGTTCTCACATGGAATTACAGGGCAACGCTCTTTGCATACTATTTTATTCGAACACCTTGCAAGTTTTGGGTATTGCGTTGTTGCGCTCGATCATCCATACGATTCAAATTTGACAATTTTCCCGGATGGCACAAGTGCAGATTATCGATCAAATATAACCGGAAACCCCGATAGCTTAGCCATCCGCCGTAAACAACTAAATACAAGGGTTGCTGATATAAAATTCATTGCAAATAAAATGGAGCAAATGAATCAAATCGATGGTGAATTCTACAATGTTTTAAATATGGATAAGGTGGCTATTGTTGGGTATTCGTACGGAGGCGCCACAGCAATTCAAACTACATTTGAAGATAGCCGATTTAAGGTTTGTATTGTGTTGGACGCTTGGACAAACCCGGTTCCATATCAAATTATTGACAAAGGAATTGATAAACCGTTTTTGAGTTTAAGTCGTCCACGTTGGGATAACAATCCCAATAGATCAATCTTGCTTGATACTATAATTTCGTCCGGGAATTTAGATCAATATAATTTTGTAATCATGGGAACAGAGCATTTGGACTATACCGATACGCCGGTTTTAAATCCGTTTAGCGACTATGTATTAGGTACGGGGTCTATTGATAATAAACGGGTTTTAGACCTTGTGAATCAA
Coding sequences within:
- a CDS encoding nitroreductase family protein translates to MSFKPLNFESSPESEMIKHSEEFLKLMKTRRTVREFSNKSFPKEIIENAIKTAGSAPSGANKQPWFFSIVNDPAIKKDIRIYAEKEEKEFYSSRAPDEWLKDLNQFGTDWHKPFLETAPYLIVVFKQIYDFNNEDQSKNYYVNESVGIAVGFLLTALHNAGLATLTHTPSPMGFLQKILNRPDNERAYVLIPVGYPAEDSQVPVITKKSFKEICEET
- a CDS encoding methyltransferase domain-containing protein, encoding MNKIPSIDQYPFIKNELLFAQKAYFKEYGIKGAYKQFRPNIGRPWSRNVVHQYSKTGIGLEIGVGERTIAPVSRTILSDAFKSHGADKTSLAKVFFKADKIPYEDDSFGFVFSEHALEHLSNPLKALFHWKEKLTVGGFLILFIPHQKRCCDIYRKRTPMAHIVDDYKKNIQDDDQTHVDDFYENVVLKGLTPHYEHLKKEELARSGNMHHHVWVPEDLVELLNYVGLETVYSEDCVPDRRDSFVIVGQKKS
- a CDS encoding type II secretion system protein GspD — protein: MGQTPRPAAAGMKLKDLDFETIKLSYIQTDRAIAILKSIGYSVIEFDANSAKEVAGDYKFTPKETPNLNPLAITRAQLPVIIKLPDTESTSLVFKEKSVKSRKGSSLGADLGGLPMEKMTTGEPMQRLLIGYHPGNFKPVAELMEFLQNEIDVPASQILLEALVIELDSDKIDELGIDFSKQGSGYTAAFPPPDSETGAINPFNIVMDRTLFGSAETFKASVDALVSSQAGEILSKPSVLVLDGRQARIQIGQQIPIVRTTSTDFASEKSVDYIPVGIVLNLRPRINQAGTRITIQVETIISETAERIGTSAAAGVLEAPVINNRRVQSIVRVANNTPFIIGGLISKKMSDNEGGIPILMDIPFLGRLFTFSTQQETRKEVIVVITPHIITEKENNFSRVIPQDSELFNAFGNQSFPNSYRLQHNDVFDLSFIHESPIFNQLLASIKKEVKKDPTIAVTEPYKSFLDGRIPGEDILVRRMIWEIIRKMEYYKFVEQEKVLFFLDAPDDPAGFTIRPLNPYIKSATKNKPLKLSYTVRGKSTIEKPFVRPTAQTDYVPIETEFKQTLKKYNVRGDKPQDDVFTILIGEPLHQRQLYEVLILKKILELNPDLSLNLEYFQPGIEILFPSPDVLEKNYHIVDRNAAKYFYEINDYYGAFEEVFNRNTSELSHLLK
- the arsC gene encoding arsenate reductase (glutaredoxin) (This arsenate reductase requires both glutathione and glutaredoxin to convert arsenate to arsenite, after which the efflux transporter formed by ArsA and ArsB can extrude the arsenite from the cell, providing resistance.), yielding MDVITIYHNPRUSKSREAVQLLKDKDIELDIVEYLKHPLSVNELKTLADMMDLRPKDFIRRGEQDFKELDLKDKLENDNVLFKAMADYPKLMERPIMVKGEKAVLGRPPGNVLKLV
- a CDS encoding phosphatase PAP2 family protein, producing the protein MLDLLIQLDHKMFSLLNQGVANPVFDFVMPFITNQNNWILPILFGFAYLGWKDGKRGLFAIGILFATFIFTDVVCAQIIKPLVGRLRPSHDNLEGLRLLVGAGGQFGFVSNHAANSFAAAFVLGSFYKKIRVPLFVLATVIAFSRIYVGVHYPADIIVGALVGILFGGLVLKLFSQSPWKTYLEKDI